A genomic region of Caldicellulosiruptor acetigenus contains the following coding sequences:
- a CDS encoding maltose ABC transporter substrate-binding protein produces the protein MKNLRRILTVALIIAFAVVALIPLSGVFATSKKQLVVWSHLTQDEVKALQPIADQWGKANGYTVKVITDQGSFQSFQTAAMSGKGPDIMFGIPHDNLGAFWKAKLLEPVPANLIDKKNFVSTALDACSFEGKLYALPIAMETYALFYNTSKVKEAPKTMSQLITLAKKYGFMYDVNNFYFSFAFIAQNGGYVFKNKGGSLDPNDIGLATNGAIKGLSLIRDFVLTYKFMPKDIKGDIAKGNFQNGKIAFYISGPWDVQDFIKAKVPFAVAPLPKTDDGKPTPSFVGVQAAFVSAKSKNKDAAFKLMKYLVENSALTLFKVGHRIPVLNKVLTSSEVKADKIMSAFAEQAKVGIPMPNIPEMSAVWTPAGNALSLITTGKATPKQAADAMVKQIKQGIAQMQ, from the coding sequence ATGAAAAATCTAAGAAGAATCTTGACAGTAGCGCTAATAATTGCTTTTGCGGTTGTGGCGCTGATACCACTGAGCGGAGTATTTGCGACATCCAAAAAACAGCTTGTTGTCTGGTCACATCTTACTCAGGATGAAGTAAAAGCTTTGCAACCAATTGCAGACCAGTGGGGAAAAGCAAATGGGTACACTGTAAAAGTCATCACTGACCAAGGTTCATTCCAGAGCTTCCAGACAGCTGCAATGAGCGGAAAAGGTCCAGACATCATGTTTGGTATTCCACATGACAATCTCGGTGCTTTCTGGAAAGCAAAGCTTTTAGAGCCTGTTCCAGCAAATCTCATTGACAAGAAAAACTTTGTATCAACTGCACTTGATGCATGTTCATTTGAGGGCAAGCTCTATGCTCTTCCAATAGCTATGGAGACATATGCACTTTTCTACAATACATCAAAGGTAAAAGAGGCTCCAAAGACAATGAGCCAGCTCATTACACTGGCTAAGAAATACGGGTTCATGTACGATGTTAATAACTTCTATTTCAGCTTTGCGTTCATCGCTCAAAATGGTGGATATGTGTTCAAGAACAAAGGTGGTTCGCTTGATCCAAACGATATTGGACTTGCAACAAATGGTGCAATAAAGGGACTTTCATTGATAAGAGATTTTGTTTTGACATACAAGTTTATGCCAAAGGACATCAAGGGTGATATTGCAAAGGGTAACTTCCAGAATGGAAAGATTGCATTTTACATTAGCGGTCCATGGGATGTTCAGGACTTTATAAAGGCAAAAGTACCATTTGCAGTAGCACCACTACCAAAAACAGATGATGGAAAACCAACACCATCGTTTGTTGGTGTTCAGGCTGCATTCGTTTCAGCAAAGTCTAAAAACAAAGATGCAGCTTTCAAGCTTATGAAATATCTTGTTGAAAACTCTGCTCTGACACTGTTCAAAGTTGGTCACAGAATACCTGTTTTGAACAAGGTGCTGACAAGTAGCGAGGTCAAGGCAGACAAAATCATGAGCGCATTTGCAGAACAGGCAAAGGTTGGAATACCTATGCCAAACATTCCAGAGATGTCAGCTGTTTGGACACCGGCTGGCAATGCACTCTCACTTATTACAACAGGTAAAGCAACACCAAAGCAGGCAGCAGATGCTATGGTAAAACAGATCAAGCAGGGTATTGCTCAGATGCAATAA
- a CDS encoding family 43 glycosylhydrolase produces the protein MPRPPAPLFRDPIYDGAADPTIIYNHLEKSWWILYTNRRANMRLPGKAFMHGTDIGIAESRDGGRTWLYRGTIDLQYGRGRNTFWAPEVIFYEGEYHMYVSFVPGVPQDWNADRYILYYKSKNLWDWEFVCKLELSSNKVIDACVFQMPDGTFRMWYKDEADHSCIYVAESTNLRDWKVLGPALTDRPQEGPNVFWWKSKYWMITDPWCGLGVYSSEDATAWHRHENILDKPGKREDDGQIGHHADVLVIDDETAYIFYFTHPEGMEGTEEFWKDNRYWRTSLQVAKLEYVDGKLVCDRDKEFDFYLPDLF, from the coding sequence GTGCCAAGACCACCAGCGCCTCTTTTTAGAGACCCAATCTATGACGGTGCGGCAGACCCCACCATCATATACAATCACCTTGAAAAAAGTTGGTGGATTTTGTACACAAACAGAAGAGCAAACATGAGACTTCCGGGCAAAGCGTTCATGCATGGGACAGATATAGGTATTGCTGAGTCAAGGGATGGTGGCAGGACATGGCTTTATAGAGGTACTATAGACCTTCAATATGGCAGGGGCAGAAACACCTTCTGGGCACCTGAGGTAATATTCTATGAAGGGGAATACCATATGTATGTGAGCTTTGTACCTGGTGTTCCACAGGATTGGAATGCAGACAGATACATTTTGTACTACAAAAGCAAGAATCTATGGGATTGGGAGTTTGTCTGCAAGCTTGAACTGTCTTCAAATAAGGTTATTGACGCATGCGTTTTCCAGATGCCAGATGGGACTTTTAGGATGTGGTACAAGGATGAAGCAGACCATTCATGCATCTATGTAGCAGAGAGTACCAATCTAAGAGATTGGAAAGTTTTAGGACCAGCTTTAACAGACAGGCCTCAAGAGGGGCCAAACGTCTTTTGGTGGAAGAGCAAGTACTGGATGATAACAGACCCGTGGTGTGGACTGGGAGTTTATTCTTCAGAAGATGCAACTGCTTGGCACAGACATGAAAATATCTTAGACAAGCCAGGAAAAAGGGAAGATGACGGGCAAATAGGTCATCATGCTGATGTTCTTGTAATAGATGATGAGACAGCTTATATATTCTACTTTACCCATCCTGAGGGGATGGAAGGGACAGAAGAGTTTTGGAAGGACAATAGATATTGGAGAACATCTCTTCAGGTTGCAAAGCTTGAATATGTGGATGGCAAATTAGTGTGTGACAGGGATAAAGAATTCGATTTTTATCTTCCGGATTTATTTTAG
- a CDS encoding AAA family ATPase, producing the protein MEIADKAKKIIQNISKVIVGKEAQIELVITSLFAGGHVLLEDVPGTGKTMLSKALAKSIDCSFKRIQFTPDLLPSDLTGIYYFNMKTQEFEFRPGPIFTNILLADEINRATPRTQSSLLECMEERQVTIDSITHKLEDPFFVIATQNPIEIQGTYPLPEAQLDRFLIKLSLGYTNKEQTIQMLTRFREKNPLDEIEPVVAKDEVIKIQEKIKEVYVNEDILSYIYEICHSTREHEMVQLPASNRSFIALMRASQSLAAVRGYDFVLPDFVKYLAPFVLSHRILLKNQYIIKNTKASDVINEILEKIAVPSENFAF; encoded by the coding sequence ATGGAGATAGCAGATAAAGCAAAAAAGATTATCCAAAACATATCAAAGGTGATTGTGGGAAAAGAAGCTCAAATTGAGCTTGTAATAACATCTCTTTTTGCTGGCGGGCATGTTCTTTTAGAGGACGTCCCGGGCACAGGAAAAACAATGCTATCAAAGGCTCTTGCAAAATCTATAGATTGCAGTTTCAAAAGAATTCAGTTCACTCCAGACCTTCTGCCATCAGATCTGACAGGTATATATTATTTCAACATGAAAACGCAAGAGTTTGAGTTCAGACCAGGTCCAATTTTTACAAATATACTGCTGGCTGATGAAATAAATAGGGCAACTCCGAGAACACAGTCAAGTCTTCTTGAGTGCATGGAAGAAAGACAGGTGACAATTGACAGTATCACACATAAGTTAGAAGACCCATTCTTTGTTATTGCTACTCAAAACCCCATTGAAATCCAGGGAACATATCCTCTCCCTGAGGCGCAGCTTGACAGGTTTTTGATAAAGCTTAGTTTAGGATACACAAACAAAGAACAGACTATCCAGATGCTCACAAGGTTCAGAGAAAAAAATCCACTTGATGAGATAGAACCTGTGGTGGCCAAGGATGAGGTAATAAAGATTCAGGAAAAGATAAAAGAGGTGTATGTAAACGAAGATATTCTATCTTATATATACGAAATTTGTCACAGCACAAGAGAACACGAAATGGTTCAGCTTCCTGCAAGTAACAGAAGCTTCATTGCTCTTATGCGTGCATCGCAAAGCCTTGCAGCTGTCCGAGGCTACGATTTTGTTCTTCCTGATTTTGTTAAGTACTTAGCTCCTTTTGTCCTCAGCCACAGGATACTTCTCAAAAATCAATATATAATCAAAAACACAAAAGCATCAGACGTGATAAATGAAATCCTTGAAAAGATAGCAGTACCAAGTGAGAATTTTGCTTTTTGA
- a CDS encoding VOC family protein, with protein sequence MANEILGTDVVVQIGIIVRDIEKTAKDFAEFFGVEVPQIIETEEYEKTHTEYRGKPTNARAKLAFFRNFKNIEIELIEPDENPSTWREFLETHGEGIHHIGVFVKNMDEKIENLKKEGIEVVQKGDYTGGRYAYMDSTDKLKFILELLENF encoded by the coding sequence GTGGCGAATGAGATTTTGGGGACAGATGTTGTTGTGCAGATAGGAATAATTGTTAGAGACATTGAAAAGACAGCAAAAGACTTTGCAGAGTTTTTTGGAGTTGAGGTTCCCCAGATTATCGAAACCGAAGAGTATGAGAAAACTCACACAGAGTATAGAGGAAAGCCCACAAATGCCAGAGCTAAACTTGCCTTTTTCAGAAACTTCAAAAACATAGAGATTGAGCTGATTGAGCCGGATGAGAATCCTTCTACATGGAGAGAGTTTTTGGAAACTCACGGCGAGGGTATTCATCATATAGGTGTGTTTGTAAAAAACATGGACGAGAAGATTGAAAATCTCAAAAAAGAAGGAATTGAAGTTGTTCAAAAAGGGGATTACACAGGTGGAAGATATGCTTACATGGATAGCACAGATAAGCTCAAATTCATCTTAGAGCTTTTGGAGAACTTTTAA
- a CDS encoding ThuA domain-containing protein gives MKRILALVGDFYHSHDNLLKALKQATNAALDSCEIIDASIENFEQFLSQNPDAIVLSAENRINPQDEVVRCWMTEKVEKRMKEYVEGGGRLFVWHSGLASYPEEGEFCKLVKGYFKFHPDKHKPVRYHSSNKATLDSKEFDFEIMDEHYFVFCDKDNTNIYLYSESEDGSSIAGWWHNFGKGKVVALTPAHREDGLLDNNFQELLKAVLTFLFK, from the coding sequence ATGAAAAGAATCTTAGCTTTGGTTGGAGATTTTTACCACAGTCATGACAACCTGCTCAAAGCCTTGAAGCAAGCCACAAATGCTGCTTTAGATAGTTGCGAGATAATAGATGCATCCATTGAAAACTTTGAGCAATTTCTTTCCCAAAATCCGGATGCGATTGTGCTCTCTGCAGAAAACAGGATAAATCCGCAGGATGAAGTTGTAAGGTGCTGGATGACAGAGAAGGTGGAAAAGAGAATGAAAGAGTATGTTGAAGGCGGAGGAAGGCTTTTTGTGTGGCACTCAGGGCTTGCGTCATACCCTGAAGAAGGAGAGTTTTGCAAACTTGTAAAGGGATATTTTAAGTTTCATCCAGATAAGCACAAACCAGTGAGATATCACTCTTCCAATAAAGCTACTCTTGACAGCAAAGAGTTTGACTTTGAAATTATGGATGAACACTATTTTGTTTTTTGCGACAAAGACAATACCAATATCTATCTTTACTCTGAATCAGAGGACGGCAGTTCAATTGCAGGATGGTGGCACAATTTTGGTAAGGGCAAGGTGGTTGCACTTACACCTGCTCACAGAGAAGATGGGCTTTTAGATAATAACTTCCAGGAACTTCTCAAAGCAGTTTTGACCTTTCTTTTCAAGTAG
- a CDS encoding AGE family epimerase/isomerase: protein MDITRFKEDLKSHLEEKIIPFWQSLKDDEFGGYYGYMDFNLNINREAQKGCILNSRILWFFSACYNILKDEKSKELAFHAFEFLKNKFWDKDYEGLFWMVSHKGVPVDVTKHVYVQAFGIYGLSEYYEASGDEEALHLAKRLFEILETKCKRENGYTEQFERNWQEKENRFLSENGVIASKTMNTHLHVLESYTNLYRVLKLDEVYEALEWIVRLFVNKIYKKGTGHFKAFCDDNWNELIRMVSYGHDIEASWLLDEAAKYLKDENLKKQVEDLSLELAEVTLKEGFDGKSLINEMVEDRVDRSKIWWVEAETVVGFFNAYQKSKEEKFLDAAIKTWEFIKEYLVDKRKNSEWLWKVSEDLKALDMPIVEPWKCPYHNGRMCLEIIKRVG from the coding sequence ATGGATATTACCAGGTTTAAAGAAGATCTAAAAAGTCATCTTGAAGAAAAGATAATACCATTTTGGCAAAGTTTAAAGGACGACGAATTTGGCGGCTACTATGGATACATGGACTTTAATCTCAATATTAACAGGGAAGCTCAAAAAGGTTGTATTTTGAACTCGAGGATATTGTGGTTTTTCTCAGCATGTTACAATATCCTGAAAGATGAAAAGAGCAAAGAGCTGGCTTTTCATGCGTTTGAATTTTTGAAAAACAAGTTTTGGGACAAAGACTATGAAGGACTTTTCTGGATGGTATCCCATAAAGGTGTGCCCGTTGATGTAACAAAACATGTTTATGTTCAAGCTTTTGGTATATACGGGCTTTCCGAGTACTATGAAGCATCCGGGGACGAAGAAGCTCTTCATTTGGCAAAGAGGCTTTTCGAGATTTTAGAGACAAAATGCAAAAGGGAAAATGGATACACAGAACAGTTTGAGAGAAACTGGCAGGAAAAAGAAAACAGGTTTTTGAGCGAGAATGGAGTAATTGCCTCAAAGACAATGAACACGCATCTTCATGTACTGGAGAGCTACACAAACCTCTACAGGGTTTTGAAGCTTGATGAAGTGTATGAGGCGCTTGAGTGGATTGTAAGACTCTTTGTTAACAAGATTTACAAAAAAGGCACAGGGCACTTTAAGGCATTCTGCGATGATAACTGGAATGAACTCATAAGAATGGTATCATATGGACATGACATTGAAGCAAGCTGGCTTTTGGATGAAGCTGCTAAGTATTTGAAGGATGAGAACTTGAAAAAGCAGGTTGAAGATCTTTCGCTGGAGCTTGCAGAAGTAACTTTAAAAGAAGGCTTTGATGGGAAAAGCCTTATAAACGAGATGGTAGAGGACAGGGTTGACAGAAGCAAAATCTGGTGGGTTGAAGCAGAAACGGTTGTTGGATTTTTCAATGCATATCAAAAGTCAAAAGAGGAAAAATTTTTAGATGCAGCCATCAAGACATGGGAGTTCATAAAAGAGTATCTTGTTGACAAAAGAAAAAACTCTGAGTGGCTGTGGAAAGTAAGTGAGGATTTAAAAGCTTTGGATATGCCAATTGTTGAGCCATGGAAGTGTCCATATCACAACGGTAGAATGTGTTTGGAGATAATAAAGAGAGTTGGTTAA
- a CDS encoding substrate-binding domain-containing protein, translated as MDKRVTMKDIAEKLGVSKVTVSKALKDSPDISSSLKEKIIKTAQEMGYIYNAKGRMLRENLTYSIGVISSEKYYGKDDYFYIDLYKHLSNSLEKLGFTTTFNIISQSDENDLSVPNALLEQKVDGVVILGQMSLDYIQKVLSYSYPTVFLDFYCDKFNVDCVITDNFYATYEITNMLIEHGHTKIGFVGNIYATSSIQDRFLGFYKALLENKIDLNKDWIIKDRDDNNNFIDIVLPKNLPTAFVCNCDKTAYLTIEKLKSSGYKVPDDVSVVGFDDSLHAVLSQPKITTVRVNLEEMGRRTAKMMVEKIKQGEKHYGKMLIKGKIIVRESVKALK; from the coding sequence ATGGACAAGAGAGTTACCATGAAAGATATTGCTGAAAAGCTTGGTGTTTCCAAAGTAACAGTGTCAAAGGCGCTCAAAGACAGCCCTGATATCAGTTCATCCCTGAAAGAGAAAATCATAAAGACTGCCCAGGAGATGGGTTACATCTACAATGCAAAGGGCAGGATGCTAAGAGAAAACTTAACATATTCCATCGGTGTGATATCGTCAGAAAAGTATTATGGCAAAGACGACTATTTCTACATAGACCTTTACAAGCATCTTTCAAACAGCTTAGAGAAGCTTGGCTTTACAACAACCTTCAACATCATAAGCCAGTCAGACGAAAATGATCTATCTGTCCCCAACGCGCTTTTGGAACAGAAAGTAGACGGTGTTGTTATTTTGGGTCAGATGAGTCTTGACTACATTCAAAAAGTTTTAAGTTACAGCTACCCGACAGTATTTTTAGACTTTTACTGTGACAAGTTTAACGTTGACTGTGTCATCACAGACAACTTTTACGCAACGTACGAGATAACCAACATGCTAATAGAGCATGGTCACACTAAAATTGGATTTGTAGGGAACATCTATGCAACAAGCAGTATCCAGGACAGGTTCCTGGGCTTTTACAAAGCGCTTTTGGAGAACAAGATAGATCTCAACAAGGACTGGATAATAAAAGACAGGGATGACAACAACAATTTCATAGATATTGTATTGCCCAAAAACCTTCCGACGGCATTTGTTTGCAACTGTGACAAGACTGCTTATCTTACTATAGAAAAGCTTAAATCAAGTGGCTACAAGGTGCCGGATGATGTGTCAGTGGTGGGGTTTGATGACAGTCTTCACGCAGTGCTCTCGCAGCCTAAAATTACCACCGTCCGCGTGAATTTGGAAGAGATGGGCAGAAGAACAGCCAAGATGATGGTTGAAAAGATAAAGCAAGGAGAAAAGCATTACGGCAAGATGCTCATAAAAGGCAAAATTATCGTAAGAGAGTCAGTTAAGGCTTTGAAATAA
- a CDS encoding glycoside hydrolase family 130 protein yields MDIKIIGQSLPNMPWEERPKDCKDIVWRSKHNPIIKRNQAKDANSIFNSAVVPFKDGFAGVFRVDDRARRMNIRRGFSKDGYNWEIDDEPINFIQQTRDPLVSEYKYDPRVTFIEDRYYITWCNGYHGPTIGVGYTFDFEKFYQIENAFLPYNRNGVLFPRKINGKYAMLSRPSDTGHTAFGDIFYSESPDMIHWGCHRHVMSAGYTPWQSLKIGAGPTPIETSEGWLLIYHGVLLSCNGYVYSFGAALLDLEKPWIVKARSKSYLLSPQEYYECVGDVPNVAFPCATLCDASTGRLAIYYGGADTVVNLAFAYVQDIIELLKRESQE; encoded by the coding sequence ATGGATATTAAAATTATAGGGCAATCACTTCCAAACATGCCATGGGAAGAAAGACCAAAAGACTGCAAGGATATTGTATGGAGGTCTAAACACAACCCGATTATCAAGAGAAATCAGGCAAAAGATGCAAACAGCATCTTCAACAGTGCGGTTGTTCCGTTCAAAGATGGGTTTGCAGGTGTTTTCAGGGTAGATGACAGGGCAAGAAGAATGAACATCAGACGTGGTTTTAGCAAGGATGGTTACAACTGGGAGATTGACGATGAACCAATCAACTTCATCCAGCAGACAAGAGACCCGCTTGTAAGTGAGTACAAGTACGACCCAAGAGTAACTTTCATAGAGGATAGATACTATATCACATGGTGTAATGGCTATCACGGACCAACAATTGGTGTGGGCTATACATTCGATTTTGAAAAGTTCTATCAGATTGAAAATGCATTTTTGCCATACAACAGAAACGGTGTGCTTTTCCCAAGAAAGATAAACGGCAAATACGCGATGCTTTCCCGCCCATCAGATACGGGGCACACAGCTTTTGGCGACATATTCTACAGCGAAAGCCCTGATATGATTCACTGGGGCTGCCACAGACATGTAATGTCAGCAGGCTATACTCCATGGCAGTCGCTCAAAATAGGAGCAGGGCCTACACCAATTGAGACAAGCGAAGGATGGCTGCTAATTTATCACGGCGTGCTTCTTTCATGCAATGGTTATGTATACAGCTTTGGCGCAGCGCTTTTAGATTTGGAAAAACCATGGATTGTGAAGGCAAGATCAAAATCTTATCTTCTTTCACCACAGGAGTATTATGAATGTGTTGGCGATGTTCCAAACGTAGCATTCCCATGCGCAACACTTTGCGATGCTAGCACAGGAAGGCTTGCAATATATTATGGCGGTGCTGATACTGTCGTGAACCTTGCATTTGCTTATGTTCAGGACATAATTGAGCTTCTCAAGAGGGAAAGCCAGGAATAA
- a CDS encoding ABC transporter substrate-binding protein, with amino-acid sequence MFKRRVALLVAIAFLMTIILPGFLSAPTKAVAASKNPIVFKIYWGDSNAEPVDVWKTPIGKKVEQITGVRLQFEFIVGSDEETKAGIMLASGDLPDLINAHNVVNKFIEAGALVPLDNYIAKYGKNIKKWYDTKALKKLKYPKDGHIYYLTPFREESDPLYSFAGFWLPIYVLKENKWPVVRDIDTYFKIVKDAVKKHPTYNGKPTIGFTALTDSWRIYVLMQQPLRLEGYPNDGGWLIDEKTGVVKDSYTMPYAKTYYKILNQMWNEGLLDKEMFSQNYDQYLAKISSGRVVGFYDERWQIQSAIDSLEKQGLYDRIPIAMPVLKKGVKRDRYNVVTMGTGAGISITKKCKDPVAAFKFLDRMAGEDILKLINWGIQGQDYYVKNGKMYKDAKQIQNYMNPDYRKKQGIGGNIWFAFPRPPFDWTYSDKSGKISWDYSDQALEQRYKPYEKEVLKAYKIKSFKDLFSPTWNSPYGYGWDIKLPDDLQAIQNQADDLQRRYITKAIMAKPGEYDKIWNEYLNKMKNIPIKKVIDFRQKEIQRRLKEWN; translated from the coding sequence ATGTTTAAAAGAAGAGTTGCTTTATTGGTTGCTATTGCCTTTTTGATGACCATCATTCTTCCGGGATTTTTAAGTGCTCCAACAAAGGCAGTAGCAGCGTCTAAAAACCCAATAGTTTTTAAGATTTATTGGGGTGATTCTAACGCAGAACCGGTTGATGTATGGAAGACACCAATTGGTAAAAAGGTTGAACAGATCACAGGTGTAAGGCTTCAGTTTGAATTTATTGTCGGCAGCGACGAGGAAACAAAGGCAGGTATCATGCTTGCAAGTGGCGACTTGCCAGACTTAATCAATGCACACAATGTTGTAAACAAGTTTATTGAAGCAGGAGCTTTAGTTCCGCTGGATAATTACATTGCTAAGTACGGCAAGAACATCAAAAAGTGGTATGATACAAAAGCGCTTAAAAAACTCAAATATCCAAAGGATGGGCACATTTACTATCTCACGCCTTTCAGAGAAGAGTCTGACCCGCTCTATTCGTTTGCTGGTTTCTGGCTACCTATATACGTTCTCAAAGAGAACAAATGGCCAGTTGTAAGAGATATTGACACATATTTCAAGATTGTAAAAGACGCTGTCAAGAAACATCCAACATACAATGGAAAGCCAACAATTGGTTTTACAGCGCTGACTGATAGCTGGAGAATTTATGTACTGATGCAACAGCCGCTGAGGCTTGAAGGCTATCCAAACGATGGTGGCTGGCTGATCGACGAAAAGACAGGTGTTGTAAAAGACAGCTATACAATGCCATATGCAAAGACATATTACAAGATACTCAACCAGATGTGGAACGAAGGTCTTCTTGACAAAGAGATGTTCTCACAAAACTATGATCAGTACTTAGCAAAGATTTCGTCGGGCAGGGTTGTTGGTTTTTATGATGAAAGATGGCAGATACAGTCTGCAATAGACTCTCTTGAAAAACAAGGACTTTATGACAGAATTCCAATTGCAATGCCAGTGCTCAAGAAAGGCGTAAAGAGAGATAGATACAACGTGGTTACAATGGGAACAGGTGCCGGAATATCAATTACAAAGAAGTGCAAGGACCCGGTTGCAGCGTTCAAGTTCTTGGACAGAATGGCTGGCGAGGATATCTTGAAACTCATCAACTGGGGTATCCAAGGCCAGGATTACTATGTAAAGAATGGTAAAATGTACAAGGATGCAAAACAGATTCAAAACTACATGAACCCAGATTACAGAAAGAAACAGGGCATTGGCGGAAATATCTGGTTTGCATTCCCAAGACCACCGTTTGACTGGACATATTCAGACAAGAGCGGAAAGATTTCTTGGGACTATTCAGACCAGGCATTAGAGCAGAGGTACAAACCATATGAAAAGGAAGTTTTGAAAGCTTATAAGATTAAGTCGTTCAAAGACTTGTTCTCACCAACATGGAACTCACCGTACGGATATGGCTGGGATATCAAGCTCCCAGACGACCTGCAGGCAATCCAGAACCAGGCTGATGACTTGCAGAGAAGGTACATCACAAAAGCTATAATGGCAAAACCGGGTGAATACGATAAGATCTGGAATGAATACCTCAACAAGATGAAGAACATTCCTATCAAAAAGGTAATTGACTTTAGACAAAAAGAGATTCAGAGAAGACTCAAAGAGTGGAACTAA
- a CDS encoding ABC transporter permease, which produces MQSSKKGIFSTIYNQRQLIVLTFPFLIMVLIFNYFPLWGWLLAFKDYKPYLGFQNSEWVGFKNFADLFSDVYFFQALRNTLVISCLKLIFNFLSSITFAILLNEIKNMLFKRTVQTISYLPHFVSWVVAANIIYTVLSPDYGIINELLVKFHILKEPINFLGEPQYFWFIAPITEVWKEMGWNAIIYLAAMTNIDPQLYEAASIDGAGRLKRIWYITLPGILPTVKILLIMNVGWILNAGFEQMYLLQRPSTLDYSDILETYILRYGIGSGRWSYATAAGIFNSVVSLILVTTANKIASKIGEGERVF; this is translated from the coding sequence ATGCAGTCATCTAAGAAAGGAATCTTTTCAACAATCTACAACCAACGCCAGCTAATTGTTCTTACATTTCCTTTTTTGATTATGGTGCTGATTTTTAACTACTTTCCACTGTGGGGCTGGCTATTAGCGTTCAAAGACTACAAACCGTATCTTGGTTTTCAAAATTCAGAGTGGGTTGGATTTAAAAACTTTGCAGACCTATTTTCAGATGTTTATTTTTTCCAGGCGCTTAGAAATACCCTGGTCATAAGCTGTTTGAAACTAATATTCAACTTTTTGTCTTCTATAACATTTGCAATACTTCTAAATGAGATTAAAAACATGCTATTTAAAAGAACAGTACAGACAATTTCCTACCTTCCGCACTTTGTTTCATGGGTTGTTGCAGCAAATATTATATACACAGTGCTTTCACCTGACTATGGGATAATAAACGAGCTTCTTGTCAAATTCCATATTCTAAAAGAACCGATTAACTTTTTGGGTGAACCTCAATATTTCTGGTTCATAGCACCAATTACTGAGGTTTGGAAAGAGATGGGCTGGAACGCAATTATATACTTGGCTGCAATGACAAATATCGACCCGCAACTTTATGAGGCTGCAAGCATAGACGGTGCAGGCAGGCTAAAGAGAATATGGTATATAACCTTGCCAGGTATTCTACCCACAGTCAAGATTCTTCTTATCATGAACGTTGGGTGGATTTTGAACGCTGGGTTTGAACAGATGTACCTTTTGCAAAGACCATCAACCTTGGACTATTCGGATATCCTTGAGACGTACATCTTAAGATATGGTATTGGAAGTGGAAGATGGTCATATGCAACAGCAGCTGGTATTTTCAACTCAGTTGTGAGCCTGATTCTGGTTACAACCGCAAACAAGATAGCATCTAAGATTGGTGAAGGTGAAAGGGTATTTTAA